The Chitinivibrionales bacterium genome window below encodes:
- a CDS encoding asparagine synthetase B — protein MIFIPMDDTQTDHLKSYGLVYKMLEDGNKVYWCLNYRGGSFVAEDSRKFELKARVDGIEIKTISPADWARILETIDNNNMEKVTLEKSPKIAVYTPPNKLPWDDAVTLALTYADIPYNKVYDEEVLGGKLSEYDWLHLHHEDFTGQYSKFYRSFNHTPWYQRQKMELEKRAKKLGFNKVSDCKKAVALAIRNYVDKGGFVFAMCCAPNTFEIALSALGADIVAAQYDGDGIDPNYKNKLNFDNCMGFENFTIQTDPMATYFGNIDVNKVNTPLRIPAADFELFDFSAKLDPVPTMLIQCHQKTVRGFFGLATSYNKEVMKESSVVLGYVPGTKRVKYLHGVYGKGMFAYYGGHDPEDYTHAVGDKPTDLQFHKNSPGYRLILNNVLFPAAEKKEKKT, from the coding sequence ATGATATTCATTCCCATGGATGATACCCAGACCGATCATTTGAAAAGCTATGGCCTTGTCTATAAAATGCTCGAAGACGGCAACAAGGTCTACTGGTGTCTGAACTACCGGGGCGGCTCTTTTGTGGCCGAGGATTCGAGAAAGTTCGAACTGAAAGCGCGGGTTGACGGCATTGAAATCAAGACAATTTCCCCGGCCGACTGGGCCCGGATTCTCGAGACGATCGATAACAACAATATGGAAAAGGTCACTCTCGAAAAATCTCCGAAAATCGCGGTTTATACCCCACCCAATAAGCTTCCCTGGGATGATGCCGTCACGCTTGCCCTGACCTATGCCGACATTCCATACAATAAAGTGTACGATGAAGAAGTTCTTGGTGGAAAGTTATCGGAATACGACTGGCTTCACCTCCATCACGAGGATTTTACCGGTCAATACAGCAAATTTTATCGCTCCTTTAACCATACTCCCTGGTACCAACGCCAGAAAATGGAACTCGAAAAACGAGCCAAAAAGCTGGGATTCAACAAGGTCTCCGACTGTAAGAAGGCGGTTGCCCTTGCCATTCGCAATTATGTCGATAAAGGCGGATTTGTCTTTGCCATGTGCTGTGCACCCAATACATTCGAAATAGCCCTGTCGGCCCTGGGTGCCGATATTGTTGCTGCGCAGTATGATGGCGATGGTATCGATCCGAACTATAAAAACAAACTCAATTTCGATAACTGCATGGGCTTTGAGAATTTTACTATCCAGACCGATCCCATGGCTACCTATTTCGGCAATATCGATGTCAATAAAGTCAATACGCCACTTCGGATACCGGCTGCCGATTTTGAGCTGTTTGATTTCAGTGCCAAACTCGATCCCGTCCCGACAATGTTAATTCAGTGTCATCAAAAGACTGTTCGAGGTTTTTTCGGTCTGGCAACATCCTACAACAAAGAGGTTATGAAAGAAAGCTCCGTTGTTCTTGGCTATGTGCCGGGTACTAAGCGGGTCAAATATCTCCACGGTGTATACGGAAAAGGAATGTTTGCCTATTACGGCGGCCATGACCCCGAAGATTATACTCATGCGGTTGGTGACAAACCAACAGACCTCCAGTTTCACAAAAATTCTCCGGGATACCGTCTGATTCTCAACAATGTACTCTTTCCTGCTGCGGAAAAGAAGGAAAAGAAGACGTGA
- a CDS encoding MFS transporter, with product MNTDLESGQDDGFFSATPQGRRAVWSWIMYDWANSAYAMTVLAAFFPIFFNEYWCEGANSTARLGFGNAVAGLLIALVSPFLGALADTGHNRKRFLAYAMLLGVIMSGALYFVAPGAWLTALFVFIPATIGFSCANLFYDSMLPMVSPPGKMDLVSSMGFGFGYLGCGILFAINIAMVLKPQFFGLANDAVAVRTSFLTVSIWWLIFSIPILLFVKEPRAERTIGTSEVYRRAFIELAHTFRSLKKEKGMLLFLFSYWLYIDGVHTFIRMAADLGKSIGLENAVLMRALLLVQLAAFPAAILFGVIAKKIGTLRAILIGIGLYTFITFVAPMTVRGAGMFTFFAVLSAVPQGCLQALSRSYFANIIPKEKAAEYFGFYNLMGKFAVFFGPLMIGVIVVISQSVGARSEYASRLGFSSTSLLFLAGGVMLYFADRSIRKKV from the coding sequence GTGAATACTGATTTGGAGTCCGGACAGGACGACGGATTCTTTTCCGCTACGCCCCAGGGGAGGCGGGCTGTCTGGTCATGGATTATGTATGACTGGGCAAATTCTGCGTATGCCATGACCGTGTTGGCTGCGTTTTTTCCGATATTTTTCAATGAATACTGGTGTGAAGGAGCCAATTCGACCGCTCGTTTGGGATTCGGCAATGCTGTTGCAGGGCTTCTCATTGCTCTGGTTTCGCCCTTTCTTGGTGCCCTTGCCGATACCGGGCATAACAGGAAACGTTTTTTAGCCTATGCGATGCTTCTGGGCGTTATTATGAGCGGAGCACTCTATTTTGTCGCCCCGGGGGCGTGGCTTACGGCTCTGTTTGTTTTTATTCCGGCCACGATCGGTTTTTCCTGTGCTAATCTTTTTTATGATTCCATGCTCCCCATGGTTTCACCTCCCGGGAAAATGGATCTGGTATCATCAATGGGATTCGGTTTCGGCTATCTGGGATGCGGCATTCTCTTTGCGATCAATATAGCGATGGTTCTCAAACCTCAGTTTTTCGGGCTGGCCAATGATGCTGTTGCGGTCCGGACCTCCTTCCTTACCGTGTCGATCTGGTGGCTGATTTTTTCGATCCCGATTCTACTCTTTGTCAAAGAACCCCGCGCCGAAAGGACTATCGGTACAAGTGAAGTTTACAGACGGGCGTTCATCGAGCTGGCGCATACATTTCGATCCCTGAAAAAAGAAAAAGGGATGCTGCTGTTTCTGTTTTCTTACTGGCTTTATATCGATGGCGTTCATACGTTTATCCGCATGGCTGCCGATCTTGGAAAATCGATCGGCCTTGAAAATGCCGTGCTAATGCGGGCTCTGTTACTGGTACAGCTTGCTGCATTTCCTGCAGCAATTCTTTTCGGGGTCATTGCAAAAAAAATCGGGACCCTCCGTGCGATTCTTATCGGCATCGGACTTTATACTTTTATTACCTTTGTTGCTCCGATGACTGTGAGGGGGGCGGGCATGTTCACTTTCTTTGCCGTGCTCTCCGCCGTTCCACAAGGATGTCTTCAGGCGCTGAGTAGATCCTATTTTGCCAATATTATTCCCAAAGAGAAAGCTGCCGAGTATTTTGGCTTTTATAATCTCATGGGGAAGTTTGCAGTATTTTTCGGACCACTGATGATTGGTGTCATTGTTGTCATATCACAGTCGGTGGGAGCCCGATCGGAGTATGCTTCACGGCTTGGTTTCAGTTCGACATCACTGCTTTTTCTGGCCGGCGGGGTAATGCTTTACTTTGCCGACAGGTCGATCAGAAAAAAAGTCTAG
- a CDS encoding TrmH family RNA methyltransferase: MGQRRGDIETNYVIRSFDANISLDEYKRLPKNPLYIIVDNLRSAFNVGSIFRIADILRVKGLFLCGYTAFPPHIKLEKTSLGTIEYVHWKRFEHTLDAVTYLKKKNIPVWAAETTSISKKYTALEYPSELGIVFGNEALGIQRDVIDACDQAIEIPTYGFKNSLNVAAACAVIGFKFVEKTCK, translated from the coding sequence ATGGGGCAACGACGTGGAGATATTGAAACCAATTATGTGATCCGCAGCTTCGATGCGAACATATCGCTCGATGAATATAAGCGTCTGCCAAAGAATCCACTCTATATTATTGTCGACAATCTGCGAAGTGCATTCAATGTCGGTTCGATTTTCAGGATCGCCGATATTCTGCGGGTAAAAGGACTTTTTCTCTGTGGCTATACCGCGTTTCCGCCTCATATCAAACTCGAGAAAACCTCTCTGGGAACGATAGAATATGTACACTGGAAACGATTCGAGCATACGCTTGATGCCGTTACCTATCTCAAAAAAAAGAATATTCCTGTCTGGGCCGCGGAGACAACATCTATCTCAAAGAAATATACCGCCCTCGAGTATCCTTCCGAACTGGGAATTGTTTTCGGTAATGAAGCGTTGGGGATACAACGGGACGTTATCGATGCCTGCGACCAGGCAATTGAAATCCCCACATACGGATTTAAAAATTCTCTGAATGTCGCCGCAGCGTGTGCGGTGATAGGATTCAAGTTTGTTGAAAAGACATGTAAATAA
- a CDS encoding 30S ribosomal protein S21: MNGIHIRDNEAIEKALRRFTKTCERAGILSDVKKYRHYEKPSEEKKRKLNAAKRKRIRDEKRTSYR, translated from the coding sequence ATGAACGGTATTCATATCCGAGACAACGAGGCTATCGAAAAGGCCCTTCGACGGTTTACTAAAACCTGTGAGCGTGCGGGTATCCTCTCTGATGTTAAAAAATATCGCCATTACGAAAAACCGAGTGAAGAGAAAAAACGGAAGCTCAATGCTGCCAAGCGGAAACGCATTCGTGACGAAAAAAGAACGAGTTACCGCTAA